The genome window CCATCAGACTTGAAAGATGTAACTCAGTTATGATTTATGTTTGCAGAAAGCAACTCTTCTTGGCTGAATCTTGGGAACAACGAGATGATGGGACAAACGAGATGTGCTGCTAACAAATTGTAAAAGGTTTCGTCATTAGTCAAATGAGCAATGGCTAATTGAAGCTATAATATTCTCTATGTATAATTCATGGTCACCACAAATACCATTAAATTTGCTGCAGTATATTTTAATGGGAAAGGTTGAAAGACAGTGGCATCAATCAAAGGAGACTTTATCCACATAAAGGGAGTCCTCAGTCTTCTAGTTTCTCTCTGCTaataattttagaattcaaataGGTAAATCTAAACAGTAAATCATAAGCGGGAGGAAGTTGGTTGAAATAAATATTCCATTGCAAGTGATTATATTACAaaatagaaagaatagaaactgatGGATCTTACCTAGGGATGTCAATTATACCCGTGGGACTTACCCCCTAATGGGGTGGGGATGGAAAAAATAAACGGAGATGGAGGCCGGGATAGGGGGCACTTTATATACCCACGCAAATATGGAACGAGAAAGGGTAGAGCACTCTCTACCTGGTACCCTACCTATTAATATGCAGGTTGAGATGTTAGGACCAAACACTAGATGGGCCAAGCTTTCATTATTCAAATTAGACTAGATGAACCTTGATTGAATCGATTATGATTCAATTAAGAACTATTCGGTTTAATTGAATCAAATGAAACATATTCTCATTTAATAGTAACAACTCATCCTCGTGGCCCCACGCATGCACACTCAATTCCTAATCGCAAGTGGCGCCACAGTGGTTGTTTGACTTTGTCTTCATCGGTCCTCTCTCCATCGACAAATGACGATTCCTCCAATGATCGACGAGATAAACAACGAACAACAACAACGATTCCTCGAtattcctctctctttctcctcctcttccaatCACACATTGCCttctccctcctccctcttctcggcTTCCCCCTTCATCGAAGCACCCCTGCCCCCTCATCACAACCATCACAGCTCACCCTGGGGCCCTTCCTCTCAAACGTTGCAACCCCCGCACCACTCCCCCTGCGCCTTTCCCTGGATTCTCCTCCATATTCCCCTTGCCTCTCGCCGGTTATGGTAATTTTGATTTTGTTTATATTTGAATatacttttttatgtgtaaattttaatattgttaattaGGTTTGATagtaattttgttttttttttaactgaataaattaattaaaaggaTATAGAGAACCCGTGGATTCCCCGCCCCCAACGAGGATTCCCCATCCTTGCCCCCGCCCTTCTAAATGGGGAATATGGGGGATCAAACGAGGATGGGGATGGGGGAGGCATTCTCCACCTCACCCCTCCCCATTGACATCCCTAATCTTACCCTAAGCACTAATACAAAAACTTGATTTCATAAGACTAATTCTAGCTCTCTATATTTCAAACTCTTTTCCATCTCATTGCTAACCATAGGCAAGTCTTTTGGCAATATCTTGGGCTCAACACCGATAAAGGGAAGGACTCAAAActtgacagaggtcaaagacatgcaaCCTATAGTTGATTGCTAGCACCACAAGGTAAACAGAAAGTCATCCATATAATCAACCTCTAACAATTCATCACTGCAATTTCCTGACTCTGATCTTTGGCTTCAATGTGGAGTCAGGAATCTGCGAAGTCGACAATGTCGAGAGACCATGTCATGAAGATGAGTTTAAGAAAATTTGAAGGGTATATATATGGAAATAGTTACAAAGAAAAAATTGGTTCTTGAAAGAGATAGAATAATAGTTTTTCGACCATTTAATAGGGCCTTCCCACATCTATGATTAGATCCTTTAAATCAACAAATACCTGCAAATGAATCTTAAAAACATTTTGCACAACATTTATTTATACTATTACCGGAGAAAGATTTGTTTTTTCTTCAAAGCAATTCAACCAAAGATCGCAATGCAATCTACATCATCATATCAGGGAAAAAATCGAAGGATCGACATCTGGAGCTAAGGAGATCAAACCAAGTCGAATTTGTCCTAATCAGGGATTTGTGGGGGGGTACCAGATGCAAGATTAATCGAATGAAGAACATTACAGATTGACAATTTTCAGATAATTTTGGTGCTGAATGCATAGAAATAGAGGAAGGGAAGGAAAGGAAGCGATGACGTACAGATTAGTGGAGGGGCCGCGGTTGCAGCAGAGGCGGACGAGGACGGAGGCGACAACGCCCGCCACGAAGAAGATGATGGTAGTCATCAAGAACCCCATCGGAAGACCCTTCCTCCGCTACGATTCGATCTCCTCCTCCGCTGCGTCGTGTCCTCTTTTCTCTGATCGGCCGTCGAGGAAGTTGGTGCTCAAATCCGTACCCTATAATTCATTGGATTCGGGTTTTGAGTCAATTTGGGCCATGATCTATGCCGGCCCAGTCCGCTGGTTTGACCCAACCCCTTTCCATTTCCCATTAACGCGATCTAAAGCTCaatattgaatttgaaaatacCTGTTGCCGCTCTTTTTCCTCGCTGTTCGTGGAGCCCTAGCTGTCCCCGTCTCCCATCTCTCTCGCTGCTCTGCCGACCTCTCGGTGGCCAGCAAGAGCCGTAGGATCAGCCCAGCCAAAGGAGCAGGAGAAGCGACAGCAAAGCCAGCAGCGGCGACCACAGAGATAATGTATTTGATCAGTTCCTTTCATCCTCCAATCTTTCTTTGGTTACATAATAGATCCTTATATCTCAATTTGGATCTTTTCTCGAACTGTGTTTCTTCTCCCTCCATTTTGACCTAATTTTTATTTCTGCAACGCGATTAATGTAGTTTTCTTCCTAAAAAGTTCCATTTGTTAGCATTTGATGTGGATCCTCTCACATCTTGGATTGCAATCTTTCGTCCTTATGCAAAAATCAATGTTGTTCTTTAAATTCTCAACTTAGCTCTCAGTTTTTGTAGCCATAGGAGTTAGTATTGTCACAAAACAAAAGTCTAGATGGTGGGGAAGTATCCATAAAACAGATTCCAGATGTGAAGGCAAGAAGCTTGTTTTCAAAATCAAACAAGGGTCATGAACAAGGCCATCATCTTGTTGATTCATTCATTCCTATATCACTGATTGATAGTTAATGATAGTTTGCCATCATCTTTTTTCCTTTGAGTTTGATTGGTTTTGTTGGTATAATGTATCTGTTCATCGTCTTAAAAAGTCAATGTTACTGATATAAGAGTCAAGCTATAGTTAACTGCTGAAAAATACATTGAACAATTACATTGTAGTGAACTTAGTTGAAGTTGATGAAGTGTTTTTGCATTGAATTTGTTATATATGTGGTTGCGTAAGACCCTTGCCACCACCTGTGTCTACGGATAAGTTTGTCAGTCTATTGTAGTTTGCAAACAACATTGTTATGCACTATCGCTTATTTAGAATTCCAGATGATCAAACCGTGCATTTGCTGAAGCATGCAAGACGGGTGCATTGGATGTTCAATCTAATAGCATTTTTTGTCGCCTACTTATTAAAATGATGTGAGCTTAACGTACCTTCGAGTTAGCATTATAGATATGAAGATGACACAATATTAACCGTCTTGTTATACAGTTCTTTAGAAATTTCAATGTCATGTGCACTTTGGCCTATGAAATTTTAGGGTAATATAGTTGTGCTACATTTGAGTTGCAGCAAATGGCACAAGCAGCAAGGCTGAATCTGAGGCTGCAGAAGGAACTTAAGCTGCTTATGACTGACCCACCTCATGGAGTCTCCCTTCCTTCACTGTCTGATAACCCAAACCTACCGTCTGTATCACTTTTAAGCATTGAGGCCCGtaagttaatatattttttttgtcaaattTAATGTTAGGTTCTTCTTTTGATGCTGTTTGTTGGGTGACTTCGTTTTTTCTTGGAATACAGAGATTGAAGGACCTGAAGAAACTGTATACTCCAAAGGCATTTTCACCGTCAAGATTCAAGTGCCTGAAAGGTGTCTGTAACTTTAGTTATCTTTGGTAGATCAAAGAGTGTTTTTCTCATTCCTCACTGTTTGTCTCTGTAAAAAATTTCTGGTAACAAGATTGAAACTATTTGAATGCAGATATCCTTTTCAACCACCGAATGTGACCTTTGTTACACCAATTTACCATCCCAACATTGATAATGGAGGCCGCATTTGTCTTGATATTCTCAATCTGCCACCAAAGGTGCATGATATAGTCTAAATTGCTATCTCATGATGAAAGCTACAGTAGGTTTTTCCTTATAAACAAAATTGCATGTGTGAACTTTCAAATGATCATATTTTCATGTATGTGTCCACAAGGTCTTACATGTTCTTTAGATACGCAAAAGTCCAATGAGCTTTCAGAAGTGCCCTTCATGACTATTAGTTGTTCCCATATAACTGTTGGCCAGACTTTTCTACTACCTCCCTTCTACTCCCCTCTTTCTCTCACCCTCACATGTCCTTCCACCTGTGTATTCCTTTCTTTACTTCCCATTTGCCTTCTTTCTCTCCTATTCTCATGGTATTTCTTCCTTGTGCTCCCATTTGTTTTTTGGTTGGGCCTGAGTGGCATCAAAAGACAATgatgtgatatatatattattaagcaGGGGTAGAGAAAAATCAGCCAAGTTGATGAAAGCTCTGAAGCTATCATCAATTTATAGtaatatatatgttatttaaaaCTTTCGAAGAATATTCATGAAATTTTTTATCCATAGGGTTGCATATCCAACTACCCCTTTTCTGTGTGAAAATTAATGATGTGATACCTTCTTTGATATTGTTCTTTTCTGGTCTTTGCCTGAGATCTTCTGTGTACAAAACATGACAAGAACTCTTATTTCACAGGGTGCATGGCAGCCATCAATGAACATTTCAACTGTCTTAACAAGCATTAGATTGTTACTGAGTGAGCCCAACCCTGATGATGCTCTAATGGCTGAAACTGTGAGTATTAGTGATGCCATACATGACACAATGTGATTGCAGCAATTTAATTCTTTTTTGTCTATCGTTTTCTCAGAGCAGGGAATTCAAGTATAATAAACATGTCTTCGAGCAAAAGGCCCAAACTTGGACAGAAAGATATGCTAATCCTGGCTCTACAGGGAGAAGTAGTGATCATGCCCTTTCGACCAGCCTGAACGTGGTAATGGATAGCAtctatttctttttcttcttgatcCTATTTTGTTGAACTATAGTGGAACAAAAATGTTCAAGAAATCAACGAGAGACTTAGTGATGCTTCTTGCATTTCAGGCACCATTGGAACACATTCACGAAATTCCAGCCACTGAGATCCACAGGAGGCACAAGAAGCTTCGCCTAACATGTCAAGATCTATCAACAAACCCAACAACACCTACTGGAATCAGCAacaatgatgaaaatcagaatgtagtACCTACTCAACAGCGATCTGTATCGGACAGGCAGCAAACAGGTTCATCTCGTGTTGAGTGGTCGCTGTGTGCCAGTGCCACAATTCACAAAAGATCTCTTGATGAGCATGCTGAGGAAGCTGTGAAAGATGATCCCAAGCAGGTGGAAGCAAGTCCAGAATTCCTAGAGACAATCATCGTATCTGACAGTGAAGAAAGCGATGATGAAGATGATTCACCCTCACAATTTTTGCGAAAGAAAATAGTTTGAGATATTGTCTTAGCCTGAGCTGAAAAAAGAACAAGAAGCACTGTGAATCTACCACAATTCTGATCCCGAGCTCAGTTGTAATATACAAAGTTGTATTCAAATCTTTTGTTTTGAGGCATTGACATGATATATAAATCCAAACTCCAAAATGTTGCCATGTATACGATGTGATGCCTTTAGAACAACTATTTGGGTTCACAGATAAAACTGCACGCCTTTTCTATGTGGATGAGATACGTTACCGTACACGAGACAGAGAGAGATAGATATGGGCCGGGCCGTAATGTCCATTGGGCCGGCCCATTAGCCAACCAGCCTTGAACGTGGTTGGAAGGGTTGGCAGTTGCCGCTCTCAACTCCTCTGCCTTCAAAAGCGTACATTCTCACGGCATCTTTCAGAGACTTCGAATCCCTCACTACCTTCACCGATATGCTGCTTCGATATCTCCTTTTGCTGCTGATACCATCGCCGGCGACGTC of Musa acuminata AAA Group cultivar baxijiao chromosome BXJ2-3, Cavendish_Baxijiao_AAA, whole genome shotgun sequence contains these proteins:
- the LOC135608420 gene encoding probable ubiquitin-conjugating enzyme E2 37, producing MAQAARLNLRLQKELKLLMTDPPHGVSLPSLSDNPNLPSVSLLSIEAQIEGPEETVYSKGIFTVKIQVPERYPFQPPNVTFVTPIYHPNIDNGGRICLDILNLPPKGAWQPSMNISTVLTSIRLLLSEPNPDDALMAETSREFKYNKHVFEQKAQTWTERYANPGSTGRSSDHALSTSLNVAPLEHIHEIPATEIHRRHKKLRLTCQDLSTNPTTPTGISNNDENQNVVPTQQRSVSDRQQTGSSRVEWSLCASATIHKRSLDEHAEEAVKDDPKQVEASPEFLETIIVSDSEESDDEDDSPSQFLRKKIV